From a single Candidatus Woesearchaeota archaeon genomic region:
- a CDS encoding ABC transporter permease, protein MLKDYIKFAYSNFLHRKKRGILTIIGILIGIAAIVALISLSTGMKAALNEEFKKVGSNRVIIEAGGIAFGPPGAGSSLSASELTKKDIDAVSKVAGVDFATGILSETARIEFQDKVKHTLVFGVSTDAETRKRLDEIGLFEIGEGRQLKQTDKYKAVLGYKVVHDLFNVDIRLGDKIKVEGKEFEVVGIQKLIGTGIHDLLVRIPLDTAREIFSEPEKISSIMVTTSAGFEPSKVAEAIKKELRKFRNVKENEEDFTVQTVEQRVATVTVILDVVQAVLIGIAAISLIVGGIGIMNTMYTSVLERTKEIGIMKAIGAKNSDIAKIFLIESGLLSLAGGFIGVVIGISIAKAVEFVVQGYGITLFRANISPLLIISALAFSFLIGSVSGSLPARQAALLSPVDALRKK, encoded by the coding sequence TGATAGGGATAGCTGCCATTGTTGCGCTTATTTCATTGAGCACTGGCATGAAAGCTGCGCTTAATGAGGAATTCAAAAAAGTAGGCTCAAACAGGGTTATTATTGAAGCCGGCGGCATTGCATTTGGCCCGCCGGGAGCAGGCTCTTCGCTTTCTGCATCTGAATTGACAAAAAAAGATATTGATGCTGTAAGCAAAGTTGCTGGAGTGGATTTCGCAACCGGGATTCTTTCAGAAACAGCAAGAATTGAATTTCAGGACAAAGTTAAGCATACACTTGTTTTCGGAGTTTCAACTGATGCAGAAACAAGAAAAAGATTGGATGAAATAGGCCTTTTTGAAATAGGTGAAGGACGGCAATTAAAGCAAACTGATAAATACAAGGCAGTTCTGGGCTATAAGGTGGTGCATGATCTCTTCAATGTCGATATAAGGCTGGGAGATAAAATAAAAGTTGAAGGCAAGGAATTCGAGGTTGTCGGCATTCAGAAACTGATTGGAACTGGCATTCATGACCTTCTTGTCAGAATTCCCCTTGATACAGCAAGGGAAATATTCAGCGAGCCTGAAAAAATATCATCAATAATGGTCACAACCTCGGCCGGGTTTGAGCCATCCAAAGTGGCCGAGGCAATAAAGAAAGAGCTTAGGAAATTCAGGAATGTTAAAGAAAATGAAGAAGATTTCACAGTGCAGACAGTTGAGCAGAGGGTTGCAACTGTTACAGTTATTCTTGATGTTGTGCAGGCAGTCTTGATAGGTATTGCTGCAATAAGCCTTATTGTTGGCGGAATCGGCATAATGAATACTATGTACACTTCTGTTTTGGAGAGAACAAAAGAGATAGGGATAATGAAGGCAATTGGAGCTAAAAATTCAGACATTGCAAAGATTTTTTTGATAGAATCAGGGCTTCTTAGCCTTGCTGGCGGCTTTATCGGAGTTGTTATCGGCATTTCAATAGCAAAGGCAGTTGAATTTGTTGTGCAGGGCTATGGCATAACATTGTTCAGGGCAAACATCAGCCCTTTATTGATAATCAGCGCTTTGGCATTTTCATTTTTAATAGGATCTGTTTCAGGCTCTTTGCCGGCAAGGCAGGCTGCATTATTAAGCCCGGTAGATGCATTGAGGAAAAAATGA
- a CDS encoding two pore domain potassium channel family protein, protein MKQRISTLITIFLVFAILLTGATVYHNLERWSWVDSFYFSATTLTTVGFGDLHPTTDASKIFTIFYVIVGVSVVLYMFSKIIVGYFEGHGATITNSLMHVLNKKKKPERWIELKVKKEK, encoded by the coding sequence ATGAAGCAGAGAATAAGCACATTAATAACAATCTTCCTTGTATTTGCAATCCTGCTTACAGGGGCAACTGTCTACCATAATTTAGAGCGCTGGTCATGGGTGGATTCCTTTTATTTTTCAGCGACAACACTCACAACAGTCGGCTTTGGAGACTTGCACCCGACTACAGATGCATCTAAGATCTTCACAATATTCTATGTGATTGTCGGAGTAAGCGTTGTGCTTTATATGTTCTCTAAGATAATCGTGGGCTATTTTGAAGGGCACGGCGCAACAATAACGAATTCGCTTATGCATGTGCTGAATAAGAAGAAAAAACCAGAAAGGTGGATTGAGCTTAAAGTTAAGAAGGAGAAGTAG
- a CDS encoding ABC transporter permease, with the protein MINDYVKYAFLNFRERRVRTWLTMLGIFIGIALVVALISLGQGLQETINEQFKMLGVDKIIISPGGTFSGVGGSSAASELKEKDLDAIKKSRGVDLAAGFIYKLARMKSGNEFKYSWATGMPTDESRKIIQSIHSFKIIEGRDLKKGDSYNALVGIMFSEGRVFKKNLKPGDKIEVEGKDFKIIGILGRIGNPQDDSQILIPLDVARAVLNEPEKYNTIIAQIKEGEDANAVAENIKKRLRGERNVKEGEEDFSIQTSAQLLDTFKTVFTIVQAVLIGIAAISLLVGGIGIMNTMYTSVLERTQEIGVMKAIGAKNSDIAQIFLIESGLLGLTGGVIGILIGVGLSNIVVYITTRMGVSILKAYFPGYLIIGSLLFSVAVGIASGMLPARQAAYMRPADSLRYE; encoded by the coding sequence ATGATCAACGATTATGTAAAATACGCCTTCCTTAATTTCAGGGAAAGAAGAGTAAGGACATGGCTCACAATGCTCGGCATTTTCATAGGAATAGCATTGGTTGTTGCCCTGATCAGCCTTGGCCAGGGATTGCAGGAGACAATAAACGAGCAGTTTAAGATGCTTGGCGTTGACAAGATAATTATAAGCCCTGGCGGGACTTTTTCAGGAGTTGGAGGAAGCTCTGCAGCATCAGAGCTGAAAGAGAAAGATCTTGATGCAATAAAAAAATCCAGAGGCGTTGATCTTGCTGCTGGCTTCATATATAAACTGGCAAGAATGAAAAGCGGCAATGAATTCAAATACAGCTGGGCAACCGGAATGCCGACAGATGAATCCAGAAAAATAATCCAGAGCATACATTCTTTTAAAATCATTGAAGGTAGGGACTTGAAGAAAGGCGACAGCTATAATGCATTAGTTGGCATAATGTTCAGCGAAGGCAGGGTTTTCAAAAAAAATCTTAAGCCAGGGGACAAAATAGAAGTTGAAGGAAAGGATTTTAAGATTATCGGGATATTGGGCAGGATAGGCAATCCCCAGGATGACTCGCAGATACTTATTCCATTGGATGTTGCAAGAGCTGTTTTAAATGAGCCTGAAAAATATAATACGATAATAGCGCAGATAAAGGAAGGCGAAGATGCAAATGCAGTTGCAGAAAACATTAAAAAAAGGCTGCGTGGCGAAAGGAATGTAAAGGAAGGAGAAGAGGATTTCTCAATACAGACATCGGCCCAGCTGCTGGACACTTTCAAAACAGTGTTTACAATTGTGCAGGCTGTTCTGATCGGAATTGCTGCGATAAGCTTGCTAGTTGGCGGAATAGGGATAATGAATACAATGTACACATCTGTTTTAGAGAGAACGCAAGAGATTGGCGTTATGAAGGCAATTGGAGCGAAGAACTCAGATATTGCGCAGATATTCCTGATAGAATCCGGATTGCTTGGGCTTACCGGAGGCGTAATCGGCATACTGATCGGAGTTGGCTTGAGCAACATTGTGGTTTACATCACAACCAGGATGGGAGTGTCAATCTTAAAGGCATATTTCCCGGGGTATTTGATTATTGGATCATTGCTGTTTTCAGTTGCTGTCGGAATTGCTTCAGGAATGCTTCCGGCAAGGCAGGCGGCATATATGAGGCCTGCTGATTCATTAAGGTATGAATAA